From Deltaproteobacteria bacterium GWC2_65_14, one genomic window encodes:
- a CDS encoding GDP-mannose 4,6-dehydratase translates to MRTAFITGISGQDGSYLSELLLGKGYRVVGTVPDRSSAPIGRIRHLLDRIEIVQDDLLNQEHLEKLFEDLQPDEVYNFAANSFRADSFTQPIQSTAVLAVGVTRILEAIRKITPKARFFQSSSSEIYGKPVHVPQTETTPFHPRSPYGVSKVYGHLMTITYRETYNLYACSGILYNHESPRRSPEFVTRKITQAAAKIKLGLANDLRLGNLDARRDWGFAGDYVRAMWLMLQQDIPDDYVIATGKTRSVRELCEEAFSHVGLDYREYVVQVAESFRLPEASQLVGNPAKAHRVLGWKREVSFRDLVRTMVDADLEALRVERSG, encoded by the coding sequence ATGAGAACAGCGTTTATCACAGGAATCAGCGGACAGGACGGGTCGTACCTGTCCGAACTCCTCCTCGGGAAAGGGTACCGGGTTGTCGGGACGGTGCCCGACCGCTCCTCCGCACCCATCGGACGGATCCGCCACCTGCTGGACCGGATCGAGATCGTGCAGGACGACCTGCTCAACCAGGAGCACCTTGAGAAACTCTTCGAGGATCTCCAGCCCGATGAGGTGTACAATTTCGCCGCTAATTCGTTCCGGGCCGATTCATTCACCCAGCCGATCCAGAGTACGGCGGTGCTTGCGGTTGGTGTCACCCGGATCTTGGAGGCAATCCGGAAGATCACCCCGAAGGCCCGGTTCTTCCAATCCTCAAGCAGCGAGATCTATGGAAAGCCAGTGCATGTGCCTCAGACAGAAACCACCCCGTTTCACCCCAGGAGCCCGTACGGAGTTTCGAAGGTGTACGGTCACCTGATGACGATCACGTATAGGGAGACCTACAACCTGTACGCCTGCTCCGGTATCCTGTACAACCACGAGAGCCCGCGGCGCAGCCCTGAGTTCGTCACCCGGAAGATCACCCAGGCGGCAGCGAAGATCAAGCTCGGGCTTGCAAACGATCTTCGCCTCGGGAACCTTGATGCCCGTCGCGACTGGGGATTCGCCGGGGACTACGTGCGCGCCATGTGGCTCATGTTGCAGCAAGACATCCCCGACGACTATGTTATCGCGACGGGGAAAACTCGCTCCGTGCGGGAACTGTGCGAGGAGGCTTTCTCCCACGTTGGGCTCGATTACCGTGAATATGTTGTGCAAGTAGCCGAAAGTTTCCGCCTACCGGAGGCCTCCCAACTGGTGGGGAACCCCGCGAAAGCCCACCGCGTTCTCGGTTGGAAGCGGGAGGTCTCCTTCCGGGACCTCGTGCGGACGATGGTGGACGCGGACCTCGAGGCGCTCCGGGTGGAGCGATCGGGTTGA
- a CDS encoding UDP-N-acetylglucosamine 2-epimerase produces the protein MRVLSVFGTRPEAIKMAPVVRELAGRPEMFSSTVCITAQHRQMLDPVLSLFDICPEYDLDIMTPGQDLFDVTCNVIRGMRDVLRRERPDIVLVQGDTTTTMAAAMSAYYSGVTVGHVEAGLRTHDKRAPFPEEINRTITGVLADFHFAPTAVSRENLLREGIPDETIFITGNTVIDALLSVSGRIERDSALRKELDHRFSFLDGRRKLILVTGHRRESFGQGFEQICLALADIARHDPGVEILYPVHMNPNVREPVNRLLGGAGDANIRLIEPVEYLPFVYLMKRAFLILTDSGGVQEEAPSLGKPVLVMRERTERPEAIAAGTARLVGTDREKIFSGTVHLLRDADAYRAMSLAHNPYGDGRASGRIVDVLKTVKVSREEE, from the coding sequence TCTGCATCACCGCGCAGCACCGCCAGATGCTCGACCCGGTGCTTTCACTCTTCGACATTTGCCCGGAGTACGACCTGGACATCATGACACCCGGGCAGGACCTTTTCGATGTCACCTGCAATGTCATCCGGGGGATGCGGGACGTTCTCCGCAGGGAGCGGCCCGACATCGTGCTCGTCCAGGGCGACACCACGACGACCATGGCCGCGGCCATGTCGGCCTACTATTCCGGCGTGACGGTGGGGCATGTGGAGGCCGGCCTCCGGACGCACGACAAGCGCGCACCGTTTCCGGAGGAGATCAATCGCACGATCACGGGCGTCCTTGCCGATTTCCATTTCGCCCCGACGGCAGTCTCCCGCGAGAACCTGTTGCGGGAGGGGATCCCCGACGAAACGATTTTCATCACGGGGAATACGGTCATCGACGCTCTTCTCTCGGTGTCGGGCCGGATCGAGCGGGATTCCGCTCTCCGGAAAGAGCTGGATCACAGGTTTTCCTTTCTCGACGGGAGAAGAAAGCTCATTCTCGTCACCGGCCACCGCCGGGAGAGCTTCGGACAAGGGTTTGAGCAGATCTGCCTCGCCCTTGCCGACATCGCCCGGCACGATCCCGGAGTGGAAATTCTCTACCCCGTCCACATGAACCCCAACGTCCGGGAGCCGGTGAACCGGTTGCTGGGAGGGGCAGGAGATGCCAACATCCGCCTGATCGAGCCGGTGGAGTATCTGCCTTTCGTGTATCTGATGAAGCGCGCATTCCTGATCCTCACCGACTCGGGAGGGGTCCAGGAGGAGGCTCCGTCCCTCGGGAAACCGGTTCTCGTGATGCGGGAGCGCACCGAAAGGCCGGAAGCGATTGCGGCGGGGACCGCCAGGCTCGTGGGCACGGACCGGGAAAAAATCTTCTCCGGGACTGTACACCTGCTGCGGGATGCCGACGCCTACCGGGCGATGTCCCTCGCACACAACCCGTACGGCGACGGCCGGGCGTCCGGGAGAATTGTGGATGTCCTGAAAACCGTCAAGGTTTCCCGGGAAGAGGAATGA